The window CCGCAGCGTCACCCGACCCTCGTGGCCAAGCAGGTGAGCACGCTCGACATGCTCGCGGGCGGCCGCGTGCGCCTGGGCGTCGGGGTGGGCTGGCAGGAATCGGAGTACGAGGCGCTGGGCGAGGACTTTCACACTCGCGGCGCGCGGATGGACGAAGCCATCCGGCTGCTCCGCGCGTACTGGAGCGAGGCGCGCGTGGAATCAGCCGGGCCGCACTATCCCATGACCGCGATGGCCATGGAGCCCAAGCCGCCGCAGGGGCGCAGTCTGCCCATCTGGATCGGCGGCATGTCGGAGCGCGCCTGGCGCCGCGTGGGCGAGCTGGGCGACGGCTGGCTGGCCAGCCGGATCACGGACGCGACCAGCGCGCAGGTGGCTATCGACGCCATCCGGCGGGCCGCCGAGGCGGCCGGGCGCGATCCCGGCGGCATCGGATGGCAAAGCATGGTCGCTCCTCCGCCACGCGATGCCGAAGGCAAGCGCTTCTATGCCCAGCACGACCGCGTGGTGGCTCGCGTGGTCGAGCTGCAGAAGATGGGCTTCGAGTGGGTGGCGCTCAACGCCACGGCCATCTTCCAGGCGGGCGCGCGCTCCGTGGACGCGATGATCGACGCGCTGGGCGTCCTCCACGGCAAGATCCGCAGCGCCGTCGGCTAATTAGCGCGAAGTATTCAGGCTCGCCTTGACTATTCCCGAGACAACGCCACCCTCACCCTGCCCTCTCCCTCTCCGAGGGAGAGGGATTTATTTTGATCCCTCGCCCCCGCAGGGGGAGAGGGCAGGGTGAGGGGGAGACCACGATGCGGTAGGCGCGCTCGTGAGGGACTCAGGCGATGGCGCCGGCGAGGCGGAGGGCGGCCAGCCTGGTGGCGTCGTAGCCGAGGAGACGCGAGAGCGTCTCGTCGGTGTGCTGGCCGATGGTGGGCACGGGCCCGACCCGGGCCGGGGTCTTGGAGAGCTTGATCGTCGCACCCGGCAGGTACATCTCCCCCGCGATCGCGTCCTCCATCTTCACCAGCATCTCGCGCTGCCAGAGGTGCGGATCCTGGGCGACCTGGGGGATCGTGCGCACCGGCGCCGAGGGGATCCCGACCTCGAGGAGGCTCTCGCAGATCTCCTCCGTCGTCCGCCCGGCGCACCACTTGTCGATGAGCACCCGCCGATCGTCGGGCCCCGTGCTGCCCGCCATGGGCGTGGTGTCGCCCTCGGCGCTGGCGCCGCGGACGATCTGCATCAAGCGCGCGGCCATGTCCCGACCCGCGGCAGCGATGACCACGAAGCCGTCCTTGGTCTTGTAGGGCGGCCGGCCACCCTCGCCGCCTTCCTTGCCGGTGGCGAGGTAGTACGAGGTCGGGATCTCGACCATGGTCAGCGCGGAGTCGAGCAGGCAAACGTCGACGACCTGCCCCTCGCCCGTGCGCTCGCGATGACGAAGGGCGGCGAGCGTGCCGATCGTCGCGTGGAGCGCGGTGTAACGATCGACGACGGACGATGCGGTGCCGATGGGCTTGCCTTCCTGCTGGCCGGTCAGCGTCATGAGGCCGCTCATGGCCTGGCCGAGCGAGTCAAAGGCCGGCCGCTCCGTATAGGGCCCGTACTGGCCGAACCCCGACACCGAGACGAGGATGATCCCGGCGTTCAGCGCGGCCAGCCGCTCGTAGTCGAAGCCCATGGCGCGCATGACGCCCGGGCGGAAGTTCTCGAGCACAATGTCGGCCTTGGCCACGAGGGCGGCGAAGACCTCCTTGCCTTGGGCACTCCTGAGATCGAGACAGACGCTCTTCTTGCCGCGGTTGTAGACGGAGAAGTACACGCTCTGGCCGCGCACGAGGGGCGGGTGCTTGCGCGTCTCCTCCCCGCCCGGCGGCTCGATCTTGATCACCTCGGCCCCGAGATCGGACAGCAGCATGCCGCCGCGCGGGCCCGCCTGGAAGCGCGCCAGCTCGAGTACGCGGATGCCGTCGAGGCAGCCGTTCATGGCCGCAGGCTAGTGGGGCGAGGCGGCAACGTCAAGGGGGCACATTGAAGAGCGCGGGCGTGAGTGGTATCTCCTGGGAAGCGGCATCTACCCGCAGTGATGGAGGAGCGATATGGCGAACCGTGGCATCGAGGCTGTACGCGCGCACCTGGCGAAGCTTCCCCCGTCGGACTCGCTGACCATCGCGGAGCGGCGTGCCCAGTACGAGCGCGCGGAAAAGGCGTTCCCCACTCCGCCGGAGGTCAAGGTGGAGCGCGTGACGGCGCCGATAGTTCCCGCGGAGTGGCTGCGCCCGCCCTCAGCGGAGGCGGGCCGGGTCGTGCTCTATCTCCATGGCGGGGGCTACGTGATCGGCTCGCCCCGTTCTCATCGCCACCTGGCCGCGGCGATCGCGCGCGCGGCGGGGGCCAGCGCGCTCTTGCTCGACTATCGGCTCGCGCCCGAGCACCCTTTCCCCGCCGCCGTTGACGACGCCGTGGCCTGCTACCGCTGGCTGCTCGAGCAGGGCATCTTGCCGGAGCAGATCGTGATCGCGGGCGACTCCGCGGGCGGCGGGTTGACCGTGGCCATGCTGGTCGCGCTGAGAGACGCGCGCGTCCGGCTGCCCGCCGGCGGCGTGTGCATCTCTCCCTGGGTCGATCTCACCTTCAGCGGCGGCAGCTACCAGACGAAGGCCGCCGCCGATCCGATCGTGGCGCGTCCAGGGATCGACGAGATGGCGCGGGCCTACCTCGGCGCGACGGATCCGCGCACGCCGCTGGCCTCTCCGGTGTTCGCCGACCTGCGCGGCCTGCCGCCGCTACTGATCCACGTCGGCAGCGACGAGGTGCTCCTGGACGATGCCGCCCAGCTCGCCGATCGGGCCAAGGCGGCCGGGGTGCCGGCGACGCTCGAGGTGTGGGACCGCATGGTCCACGTCTGGCACTGGTTCCTGCCCATGCTCGAGGAGGCGGAGACGGCTATCGAGACCATCGGCCGGTTCTGCAAGACGCGAATGAGCTGAGAAGCGGTCGCCAAATTTGCGGGTGGAGTCCCGATTCGTGTGGAAAACGGAAAGGGCGCATTCTTCTCGTTGGTGAAATTAGCGATCAACGCGCACCTGGCAGGGCGGAAGATCGCTGCCGTGCTCAGCCAGCACACGGCAGTAGCGGCATGATGATCATACGCGCGGCGCTCGCGGCGGCTCTCGCCCTCGGTGTACTCGCCGCGCCCCTCCCCTCCCCCGCGCAGCAAGAAACGAAAGTCTGGCGCATCGGCTTTTTCTACTTCGGGTCGCGACAGTCCTCTTTGGACACGGGCCGCTACAACTCATTTCTGCAAGGAATGCGCGAGCTCGGGTATATCGAGGGAAAGAATTTCGTCATTGAGGCGCGTTTTGCGGACGGAAAGAGGGAGGCCCTTCCCGGACTGGCCGCGGAACTGATAGCGAGAAAAGTGGACGTGATTGTGGCGACGGGAACCCCTGTTAACAGCGCGTTGCAGAAGGCGACCAGGACCCTTCCTATCGTGAGCACCGTCTCGTCCGATCCGGCCGGAGACGGCTCCGCCGCAAGGCTTGCGCGGCCCGGCGGAAATATCACCGGACTGAGCAACTTTGCACCCGAACTGGGCCAGAAGCAGGTGGAACTCCTGACAGTCTGCGTCCCAAAGTTGTCCCGGTTCGCGGTGCTGGTGAACCCATCCAATCCGGAGCACTTAGGGCGGCTAAAGCTCGTCGAGTCCGCCGCCGGGAAAGTCGGCATTCGCATTCTGGCGGTGGACGGCGGTACTCCAGACGAGATCACGCGCGGCTTCGGCGCCATGGCGCGTGATCGCACCCAGGCCGTGCTCGTTCTGGGCGATACGTTTTTTCTGCAGCAGGTGAGGCAGATCGCAGAGCTGGCGCTCAAGCATCGGCTGCCCTCCATATTCCTCAACCTGGAACATGTCGAAACGGGCGGCTTAATGAGCTACGGCCCGAACTTCACCGACAATTTCCGCCGTGCCGCAAGGTACGTGGACAAAATCCTCAAGGGCGCGAAGCCGGCAGACTTGCCCATCGAGCAGCCGACGAAGTTCGAGCTGGTGATCAACCTCAAGACCGCCAAGGCCCTCGGGCTAACCATCCCGCAATCGCTGCTGCTGCGGGCGGATCAGGTCGTTCAGTAGGGGACAAACACGGCATTCCGGAAGAGCGCCGCCCGATTTCAGCATCACGCGGGACACCACCAATTTGCTTGCGCGGGAAGACAATCGTCCATACACCACCCTGGTGCGGTTCGAGTGGGATCCGCGCAAGGTGGATGCAAACCTCCGCACTCACGGGATTGGCTTCGCGGAGGCGGTCACGTCTCAGAAGACGCCTTCGCGCTGACCCGTGAGGATCCCGATGCCGTGGGAGAAGAGCGGTTCGTGACCCTGGGCTTGAGCGACCAGGCGAACCTGCTCGTCGTTGTGTACGCGTATCGGGAGCCCGACATCATTCGAGTGCTCTCCGCGTGGAGGACGAACAGGCGGCAGAGGGAGCTCTATGAAGAAGGTCGTAGCTGAGGGGTATCGGGACATTGATTTCTCCCGCGGGAAGTGCGGCCCGGTCATCTCACCCGAGCCGGGCAAGACGAAGATTTCCATTCGGCTAGACAACGTAGTGCTCAAGTACCTTCGGAATCTGGTGCACAACGCGGGAGGGGGCAACTATCAGACTTTGATCAACGACGCTCTTCTCGAGCACGTCAACCGGCGGTCAACTCTCGATGTCGTGCGACAAGTCGTGCGGGAAGAGCTCGCACCCTACGGGACTGCGCGGGGATCGAGACGGCGCAGTCCGTACAAGGGTCGCTAACGCCTATCCCTTCAGGCGGAGGAGGCGGCGCGCGTTGCCCTCGTAGATCTTGGCCTTGTCCAGGTCGCTGGCCCGCATCCGCTCCATGGCGGCGATAGTGTCGCGGATGAACCCCGGTCCCTTCTCGGGGTCGAAGGGGAAATCGGTGCCGAACAGCACGTGATCGGCGCCGAAGAAGGCGAGCCCGCTCTCCATGGCGTGCCAGGCCCCGAAGAGGGCGGTGTCGCCGTAGAACATGCGGAAGTAGTCGATGGGTCGTCGCTTGAGCCGTCCGAGGGCGCCTCCGTCATCCGGGTCATCGCTCCGGGCCCCGAGCTGATCGAGCCCGCCGCCGATCCGCCCCTCGCAGAACGGGACCATGGCGCCCAGGTGATGCGTGATGATGATGAGTCCGGGGTGGCGATCGAAGAGGCCGGAGAAGACGAGGCGGCCCATGGCCACGCTGGTCTCGTACGGCCAGCCGAAGGCCCACCAGAGATCGTACTTCGACCGCGGCTCGCCGGCATAGTCCGCGAAGGTCGCGGGACGGGCGGGATGCATCCAGATGGGCAGCCCCCGCTCCGCCATGCGGGCGAAGATCGGCTGATACTCCGGCTGATCGAGGGCTCGGCCATTGACGTTGGTAAAGATCTGCACCCCCGTCGCGCCGAGATCGTCGATGGCACGCTCCAGCTCGGTGAGGGCGGCCTCGGGATTGTTCATGGGTAGCGAGGCGACGAAGCCGGGGAAGCGGTGGGGGTGACGCTCGACGATGGCCGCCATCTCGTCGTTGGCGATCCTCGCCAGCTCTGGACTGGTCGCCGGCGGGGCGACCACCTCGATGGGCGGGTTGGCGAGCGTGAGCACCTGAACGTACCCATCCCAGCGATCCATCATGGTGAAGCGCAGGTCAAGGTCTACAAGCACGGGAATCCCTGACATGCGCTTCTGCAGCGCGAGCCCTGGCGGCGCCACCGCGAGCAGGCGGTCGAAGTACTTTCGCGGCAGGATGTGCGGGAAGACGTCGATCTTCACGGTGGGGGCCCTGCCATTCACCCCCTCATCTACTCAGCCCTCGCCTCAGGGCTCCGCCCTTCAGCTCGAACTGCGGCCCTCTCCCCCGATGGGGGAGAGGGATCAAGTTGGGGCCGCTCAGCTCGAGCGGCGACCTTCTGCCCCGCTTGGGGGAGAGGGATTGAAGGGGCGAGGGCCCGTGTGCCGTAGCGGTGGTAGCACTGCACGGCATTGTCCCAGAGGAGCTTCCGTCGGGCCCTCTCCGAGATCGAGGTCCAGCCCAGGACAGCGTCCACCGACTTCGGGAACCAGCTCTCCGAATGCGGGTAGTCGGTCGCGAACATGAGGGTGTCCTCGCCGAGCGCCTCCAGGACATGGCGCAGCGACTGCTCACCCTCGTGGAGCTGGATGCTCTGGAAATACTGTGGCCCGCGAATGTACTCGCTCGGCTTCTGCTTGAGGGGCGGCAGGGCGTGGCGGGACATCTCGGCCAGCTCGTCCAGCCGCGAGGCCCAGAAGGGCAGCCAGCCGTGCCCACACTCGAGCGCGGTGAGACGCAGCTGCGGGTAGCGGTCCAGCACGCCCGCGCCGATCAGCGCCGCCATGTTGCGCTGCGCGTTCCACACGTGGCCGGCGGCGCGCTGGAGAAAGACGTTGTCCCAGGTGTCCCACATGCCGGGAGGGTACGGGACGGTCATGGTGAACGAGTGGATGACCACCGTGAGGTCGTGGGCCTCGGCGGCCGCCCAGATCGGCTCCCACGCCGGGTCGTCGAGCGACAGCTCGGGCGGACAGATCGGAAAGATGCCGACCGGCCACGGCTCCTTCCCCCAGCGTTCGATCTCGGCCACCGACGAGGCGGCGTCGCGGGCCGAGACAAGGACGAGACTCGTCAATCGCTCCGGATAGGGCGCGCAGTAGTCTGCGAGGAAGCGGTGATACGCCCGATACATCGCCTGCTCGAGCGCAATGTCGTCAAGGCCAGCACACGCGGGCACGCCACCCGAGGGCAGGATCATGTTCACGTCGATGCCCTCGATGTCCATGTCCTTCACCCGCGCATGCGGATCGAAGCTCACGCGATCGGTGGGAAACGGCGGGCCCTGCCACCGGACATCCCATGGCGTGCCGCCGTCCCGGGCGCCACGTGTCGCCGCGGTGGGCGGGGCGACCCGCTCCCGCGAGCCGAGGAGCCGATCGAGCTTGGGCCGCTTGCCGATCAGGTATCGCGACATCCCGGCCTTGGCCGGGGCACGCCCGACCAGGGGCCCGAGCGCCGCGAGCTTGGCCCGATCGGCCGCCGCCAGATACTCCTCGATCGGCTCGACCGGCTCGATGATGTGGGTGTCCGCGTCGAAGATGCGGTAGCCATCGCGCGCCATAGCCATTCCTCCTTCAAGTAACTCGCCTCAGACGACGGGCCCCCTGATCTACCCAGCCCTCGCCTCGCGGCTTTGCCGCTCAGCTCGAACCGCGGCCCTCTCCCCCGCGACGGGGGAGAGGGATGAGATCAGCAACGTCACCCATCCCTCCTTCTCCTGATCCCTCTCCCCCACCGGGGGAGAGGGTAGGGTGAGGGGGCATACGTTTACGGCCGGGTGAGCACGTCCACGAGGGCGGGGCGGCCCTCGTCCTTGACCACGCGCAGCGCGCGTCGAAGGGCGGGGCCAACGGCCTCCGCGCTGTCCAGCGGCCCCTCGGCGTGGACGCCGAAGCCCTGCGCGATGCGCGCGAAATCCGGCGCCGGATCGTCGATGCGGATCCCCACCACCTTGTTCTCCACGGGCCGGCCGCGCGTCTTGGCCACGGCTTCCTGGTGCTCCTCGTCGTTCCCGTACGTCCGATTGTTGAACATGACGGTCAAGAGGGGCAGCCGGTGGTGCGCGGCGGTGTAGAGCCCGCTCACGACGTAGAGCAGGTCGCCGTCGGCCTGGAGGTTGACACAGAGCTTGCCCGAGTCGGAATGGGCCAGCGTCACGCCAAGCGCGGCGGGAAGCCCGTAGCCGAGCCCCGCGCCTCCACTGCCGCCGCAGGCCCGCTCGGGCTGCCAGTCCCAGAGCCGGCGCGCCCAGCCCTTCCCGGTGCCGTTGGCGAGAATCCAGTCCTCGTCCTTGATGACCTGCCACACCTCGGCCGCGAGCACGGAAGGGGCCAGCGGCTTCGACGAGCGCTCGAGACTCACCGCGCCCTGCCACTCGGCGCTGAGCGCGGCGTGCCGGAGGGCGATGCGCTCCGCGCGGGCCCGGCGCGCCGCGGCGGCGCCGTCGTGCCGGAGCCGA is drawn from Candidatus Methylomirabilota bacterium and contains these coding sequences:
- a CDS encoding LLM class F420-dependent oxidoreductase produces the protein MKLTVEFPSVSYREGPEAVRRFARAVEQIGYDHIDVFDHVVMGYPMEGRPPGPYQATMPILEALMLLGHIAAVTSRVGLGTEVLVLPQRHPTLVAKQVSTLDMLAGGRVRLGVGVGWQESEYEALGEDFHTRGARMDEAIRLLRAYWSEARVESAGPHYPMTAMAMEPKPPQGRSLPIWIGGMSERAWRRVGELGDGWLASRITDATSAQVAIDAIRRAAEAAGRDPGGIGWQSMVAPPPRDAEGKRFYAQHDRVVARVVELQKMGFEWVALNATAIFQAGARSVDAMIDALGVLHGKIRSAVG
- a CDS encoding CoA transferase, which encodes MNGCLDGIRVLELARFQAGPRGGMLLSDLGAEVIKIEPPGGEETRKHPPLVRGQSVYFSVYNRGKKSVCLDLRSAQGKEVFAALVAKADIVLENFRPGVMRAMGFDYERLAALNAGIILVSVSGFGQYGPYTERPAFDSLGQAMSGLMTLTGQQEGKPIGTASSVVDRYTALHATIGTLAALRHRERTGEGQVVDVCLLDSALTMVEIPTSYYLATGKEGGEGGRPPYKTKDGFVVIAAAGRDMAARLMQIVRGASAEGDTTPMAGSTGPDDRRVLIDKWCAGRTTEEICESLLEVGIPSAPVRTIPQVAQDPHLWQREMLVKMEDAIAGEMYLPGATIKLSKTPARVGPVPTIGQHTDETLSRLLGYDATRLAALRLAGAIA
- a CDS encoding alpha/beta hydrolase, with product MANRGIEAVRAHLAKLPPSDSLTIAERRAQYERAEKAFPTPPEVKVERVTAPIVPAEWLRPPSAEAGRVVLYLHGGGYVIGSPRSHRHLAAAIARAAGASALLLDYRLAPEHPFPAAVDDAVACYRWLLEQGILPEQIVIAGDSAGGGLTVAMLVALRDARVRLPAGGVCISPWVDLTFSGGSYQTKAAADPIVARPGIDEMARAYLGATDPRTPLASPVFADLRGLPPLLIHVGSDEVLLDDAAQLADRAKAAGVPATLEVWDRMVHVWHWFLPMLEEAETAIETIGRFCKTRMS
- a CDS encoding ABC transporter substrate-binding protein, whose amino-acid sequence is MMIIRAALAAALALGVLAAPLPSPAQQETKVWRIGFFYFGSRQSSLDTGRYNSFLQGMRELGYIEGKNFVIEARFADGKREALPGLAAELIARKVDVIVATGTPVNSALQKATRTLPIVSTVSSDPAGDGSAARLARPGGNITGLSNFAPELGQKQVELLTVCVPKLSRFAVLVNPSNPEHLGRLKLVESAAGKVGIRILAVDGGTPDEITRGFGAMARDRTQAVLVLGDTFFLQQVRQIAELALKHRLPSIFLNLEHVETGGLMSYGPNFTDNFRRAARYVDKILKGAKPADLPIEQPTKFELVINLKTAKALGLTIPQSLLLRADQVVQ
- a CDS encoding BrnA antitoxin family protein, whose amino-acid sequence is MKKVVAEGYRDIDFSRGKCGPVISPEPGKTKISIRLDNVVLKYLRNLVHNAGGGNYQTLINDALLEHVNRRSTLDVVRQVVREELAPYGTARGSRRRSPYKGR
- a CDS encoding amidohydrolase family protein; this encodes MNGRAPTVKIDVFPHILPRKYFDRLLAVAPPGLALQKRMSGIPVLVDLDLRFTMMDRWDGYVQVLTLANPPIEVVAPPATSPELARIANDEMAAIVERHPHRFPGFVASLPMNNPEAALTELERAIDDLGATGVQIFTNVNGRALDQPEYQPIFARMAERGLPIWMHPARPATFADYAGEPRSKYDLWWAFGWPYETSVAMGRLVFSGLFDRHPGLIIITHHLGAMVPFCEGRIGGGLDQLGARSDDPDDGGALGRLKRRPIDYFRMFYGDTALFGAWHAMESGLAFFGADHVLFGTDFPFDPEKGPGFIRDTIAAMERMRASDLDKAKIYEGNARRLLRLKG
- a CDS encoding amidohydrolase family protein translates to MARDGYRIFDADTHIIEPVEPIEEYLAAADRAKLAALGPLVGRAPAKAGMSRYLIGKRPKLDRLLGSRERVAPPTAATRGARDGGTPWDVRWQGPPFPTDRVSFDPHARVKDMDIEGIDVNMILPSGGVPACAGLDDIALEQAMYRAYHRFLADYCAPYPERLTSLVLVSARDAASSVAEIERWGKEPWPVGIFPICPPELSLDDPAWEPIWAAAEAHDLTVVIHSFTMTVPYPPGMWDTWDNVFLQRAAGHVWNAQRNMAALIGAGVLDRYPQLRLTALECGHGWLPFWASRLDELAEMSRHALPPLKQKPSEYIRGPQYFQSIQLHEGEQSLRHVLEALGEDTLMFATDYPHSESWFPKSVDAVLGWTSISERARRKLLWDNAVQCYHRYGTRALAPSIPLPQAGQKVAARAERPQLDPSPPSGERAAVRAEGRSPEARAE